From Isachenkonia alkalipeptolytica:
CTCCGGCACCAGGCCCTGACAAACTCACATTTTGAATCCCTAAGCTACGAATTTCTTCCGTTACACGGGAGCTGGCTCCTGCATGGACATAAATTGCATGATATTCCATGGCTTTTTCGATATAATAGGGCCTTGCACTTCGTACGGGACCCATAAATTCCGGATCATTCATCAAGAAGAAGGCTAAGTACCTTGTGGCGTTTCCCTCCACGTAAAATTCATAGATCATTTCCGCATCATGTAAACCTGCCTGGGGTCTGGCATTCGGATTATTATCGTACATAACTCCTACAACCGGCCGCTCCAGTCGCTCCTCATCTTTTTCATAAAGGCCGCTTAAGGGGGAAGGGATTCCCGGTTCTTCCGTTTCCTCCTCCGAATCCTCCTCCGGTTCCTCTTTTTCTTCAACGCGTTCTTCCTCTTCTTTCATTTCCTTCGGCTCTTCCTCTTCTGTACTGCATCCTATTAGAAACATCATCACCAGGGCTAACAGGAGCATCATTATGTTTTCTAACTTTAATTTGTTTTTCAGTTTCAAACGTTTTCTTCCTTTCTTTATGGGATTTTTTGACCCATTCCCTATTTTAACTTTTACTTTGTGCTTACAGGGTATGTATCTTTCTCCCTGGTATGTTAGCCGTCAGTCTTCACACTTAGCTCTCGTTTTTATTAATAAAGGTTTCTTGATTCCGGATAAGGACCTACCCAAATACCTGAAAAATTACAATCGTAATTAGAAAACCCAGTAATGCCCCTACAATCACCTCGAATACGGTATGAATTTTACTTTCCACCCGGCTTTGAGATACCAGCAAGGCCATCATTAACGATAGGGTAGCCAGCAACATATTTTCTGAGATAAAGGTTATGGCGGTAAAAAGAGAAAAAGCCACGGCGGAATGTCCACTGGGCATCCCACCTTTTAAAGCGGTCCCCTTCCCCGTAAGTCCCTTCACAAAGATTACGGTGAAAACGACAATCAAGAGTGCTATAAAGGTCATATGAATCGGCGCCTGTTGCACTTGCCTTAAAACACCGTAGGTAAGGGGATTGAATCGATGAAAAAATATTAGATAAGCCACAATCACTGCATTAATAGCGGCAATCAGCACCGCTCCCGCGGCGACATTTTTTGCGATTTTTGCAAATACATGATATTTATCCGTAATTAAGTCAATGGCGGTTTCAATAGAGGTATTGATCATCTCCGTGATAATGACCATAGAAATTGTGGAAAACAATAAAAGAATCTCCAGCCGGGAAAGATCGAAAAATAAACTCATCACCAGTACAATTATGGCCACACCGAAATGAATTTTCATGTTTCGCTGGGTTTTAAATGCATAAAGGATCCCTTCAAAGGCATAATTAAAACTTTCCAGAAGTTTACGTACACGATTCATGGCTTTTCACCTAATTTCTTGTGATTTCCAGTTGACTGAGTATTTCTTTTTCAACTTTTCGCATTTTTTCCTTATCTTCACTTTCCAAGTGATCATATCCCAGTAAATGCAGGAGACCGTGAAGAAATAGATAAGCAATTTCCCTTTCAACGGAATGACTATACTCCCTTGCCTGTTCCATGACCGCCTCCGTGGAAATCACAATATCTCCCAATATCTTTTCCTCCCCCGGTTGAAACAGTTCTTCCACGGGAAAGGATAAAACATCGGTAGCCCGATCCTTCCCTCGATACTGTTTATTCAGTTCCTTAATTTCTTCAGGGGTAACCAGAGAGAGGCTGACTTCAAAGTTTTCTTCCCTGTTTTCATATGTCAAAGTCTTTTCAATGATTTCTTCAAACATTTCTTTCATTTCCTGGTCCGGCAAAAAGAGTTCTTGGCGATTGCTTATTTCTAAGATCATGATCCATGTCTCCTTTATATTTTATTCCCTTCTTCTTCCGGGTATTCAATCCGTTCATGATAAATCCCCAGCAATGTGTTCATGAAAACCGTTTTAATCCGTTGCAACTCCTTTAATGTCAAGTGACTTTCCTCTAACTGACCGTCCTGCAACTTGCCTTGTAGAATTTTTTCAATCAGATTTTCAATCTTTTCCTTATTCGGTTCCGGAATGCTTCGAATCGCTGCTTCTACAGAATCTGCCAGCATCACAATGGCTGTTTCTTTCGTCGCCGGTTTGGGTCCTTGGTAACGAAAAGCCTCTTCTTCGACTCCCCCCATGCCCTTGTTTAGTTCCTTTTCCTTGTGATAAAAGTAAGCCACCAGTGTATTTCCATGATGCGACTTTATAAACTCCACAACATCTTTATGAAGTTTATGCTCCTTTGCAACTTTCAGGCCGTCGGTTACATGCCCTGTGATGATGGAACTGCTTTTTAATGGTTTTATTTTTTCATGGGGATTATCCACTCCAAACTGGTTTTCCTTAAAAAAGTAGGGCTTTGTCGTT
This genomic window contains:
- a CDS encoding diacylglycerol kinase, whose translation is MNRVRKLLESFNYAFEGILYAFKTQRNMKIHFGVAIIVLVMSLFFDLSRLEILLLFSTISMVIITEMINTSIETAIDLITDKYHVFAKIAKNVAAGAVLIAAINAVIVAYLIFFHRFNPLTYGVLRQVQQAPIHMTFIALLIVVFTVIFVKGLTGKGTALKGGMPSGHSAVAFSLFTAITFISENMLLATLSLMMALLVSQSRVESKIHTVFEVIVGALLGFLITIVIFQVFG
- the ybeY gene encoding rRNA maturation RNase YbeY, whose product is MILEISNRQELFLPDQEMKEMFEEIIEKTLTYENREENFEVSLSLVTPEEIKELNKQYRGKDRATDVLSFPVEELFQPGEEKILGDIVISTEAVMEQAREYSHSVEREIAYLFLHGLLHLLGYDHLESEDKEKMRKVEKEILSQLEITRN